The genomic segment TGCAGATACGCCGACTGCCGAAACCCGTCATCGCCATGGTCAACGGATATGCCATCGGTGGTGGACATGTGCTGCACCTCGTCTGCGACCTCTCCATCGCTTCCGAGAATGCCATCTTCGGACAGACAGGACCGAAAGTGGGATCGTTCGATGCCGGATTCGGCGCAAGTTACATGGCACGCTGCATCGGACAGAAGAAGACGCGCGAGATATGGTTCCTCTGTCGGCAGTACGACGCACGCGAAGCCGAGCGCATGGGACTCGTCAACAAGGTGGTTCCGCAAGACAAATTGGAAGACGAGTGCGTGGCTTGGGCAGAGGAGATGATGGAGCGTTCGCCCATAGCGCTGCGCATGATTAAGGCAGGTCTCAACGCCGAACTCGACGGACAGGCTGGCATCCAGCAACTTGCCGGTGACGCCACCATGCTCTACTACTTCCTTGACGAAGCGCAGGAGGGCGGCAAGGCATTCCTCGAAAAGCGCAAGCCCGACTTCGAGCAATATCCGAAGATTCCGTGAGGATGCCTATTTGACCCAAATCGGTCATTAGACTTTGTGTTCAGAATGTTGTTTGCTTTGTGCAGATGTATTCAACCTTTCTCGACGGCGTAGCGGGCTACGGTGAGAGAAAGGTTGGAGGCAGATGCCGAAGCAAATAATGTTATGACACGAAGAGCAGAAAATAACCACAAAAATATCTGATAGCATTCTAATGACCGATTCGGGTTTAACTGGTCATGTGGGGAAGACTTGTAATCTGGGAATTATAGCGCCTCACAAATAGGATGAACTTTTAGTTCATTCACAATATCTCCCTTGCTATCCACGCACATGCTTCGGCATCGGCAAGGGCGTGGTGATGATTTTTCATGTTAAAGCCACATGCAGCAGCGACTGTCTGGAGTTGATGGTTTTCTAAATCAGGGAGTACCCGCCGTGAAACACGAAGCGTATCGTAGAACTCATAGTCAGGATAGTCCATTTGATAGGAACATCTCGAAGTCCACAAGGGAAGATAGTTGCTCAAGTGGATTACCCATTGCAGACAGAGCCTCTATGGTGAGTCCACCCTCAAAGAGATTCTCATCCATCGGTCTCCTATATACCGTCGTTTTCTTCATGATTACGTCGTTTGGTACTGCAAAGATACAAAATTATATCAAATTATCGTCAGAAACATCTGACTATCAGTTTGTTAATTTTTAGAACATCCCTCAAATTATTATATGGTCAATAATATATTCTATTTCGTTTTAATCCCATTCTTCCTCAATAATCTTTTCACCACAGCCAGATCCGCATCATGTTCCCTCTTAAGTGTTTTCGAGGTTCCAAAATCCGTATAGCTAATGACCACGAACTTTATTCCGTGTTTAGGAAGTTCTGTCTTGCGGCGTTCATCATAAATCTTCCTCTGCTCACCCCTAGAAACACCACTCACAGTCATCCGGCGATTAAAGAACTTCACATCTTCAGTATGCTGCCTCTCATAGTACTCAATAACCAGGTTCAGTTCATGGTAATACGCATCCACCGGTAATGCTCTTCCTGAATCGCCCAGAAGGAATGGAAACTTATATTGTTGCTCAGCCTTCATCCCCAGTGCCTCATTACACAAACCAATAATATAGTATTCATCTGAACCGGACCTTCCCTTAGTTTTAGTAATTTGAGAGCCAGGTTTAGTTGCATCACTAACCTTGATAACGGCTTTATCAACTAAGCGTTGTAGATTCTGTACTGTATATGACTTTCCACTAGCGACCTCGCTCCAATACAAGCCAATACGCCGTATCTTACCACGAATACTCTTCTGTTTGTCTGCTGGGGCCTTCTCAAGCTGACGGACAAGTATCTCTATCTGTTCAAACTCCGCCGTCGTAAAAATAGTTCTTGCGTTATCTCTACTCATAGTTGTAATATCTGTAATTGTTTATATATTATTTTGTTTGATACTTCATTACAATATCTCTCTTGCTATCCATGCACATGCCTCTGCGTCGGCAAGGGCATTATGATGGTTCTCTAAGCAGTAACCACATTCGGCTGCAACAGTCTGGAGTTGGTGGTTCTCAAGATAGCGGAAGGCTCTGCGTGAGGCTGCCAGCGTATCGTAGAACTCATAGTCAGGGTAGTCCATCTGATAAACACGGAACACGGCTTTTAGACAACCCTCGTCGAAAGGCTTATTGTGGGCTACCAGTGGAAGACCTTCTATCAATGGTTCTATCTGCTCCCACACCTTAGGGAATATA from the Prevotella sp. Rep29 genome contains:
- the menB gene encoding 1,4-dihydroxy-2-naphthoyl-CoA synthase, producing MRQWKTIRDFEEILFEEYNGIAKITINRERYRNAFTPKTTLELSQAFAICRELARIRVVILTGAGDKAFCSGGDMHVKGRGGYIDDDGVPRLSVLDVQMQIRRLPKPVIAMVNGYAIGGGHVLHLVCDLSIASENAIFGQTGPKVGSFDAGFGASYMARCIGQKKTREIWFLCRQYDAREAERMGLVNKVVPQDKLEDECVAWAEEMMERSPIALRMIKAGLNAELDGQAGIQQLAGDATMLYYFLDEAQEGGKAFLEKRKPDFEQYPKIP
- a CDS encoding 3'-5' exonuclease, which translates into the protein MRDFAAIDFETANNERSSVCSVGIVIVRNGEIVDSFYSLIQPEPNYYNYWCSQVHGLCCHDTDDAPIFPKVWEQIEPLIEGLPLVAHNKPFDEGCLKAVFRVYQMDYPDYEFYDTLAASRRAFRYLENHQLQTVAAECGYCLENHHNALADAEACAWIAREIL